Proteins encoded in a region of the Stieleria neptunia genome:
- a CDS encoding sugar ABC transporter ATP-binding protein: protein MIQAAANSDVVLTGRGIVKRYPGVLALDQVNFEVRRGEVHGLIGENGAGKSTLMHILAGANRADEGVIQLEGAPVEFANPREASDHGIALVHQELNLVPHLSVAENIFLGRELVSRVGLIRSRDQNEQCRRLLADLDETIDPRAEIHSLRVGQQQVVEIAKAINSKARVIFMDEPTSAISDQEVESLFRLIRSLRDSGVSIVYVSHKLEELLNISDRITVLRDGQLVETVEAADADRDSIVRLMVGRKLDDLYVHSPALANRPERLRVESLTLDRKDTSRPLIDGVSFSVRGGEVFGIFGLMGAGRTELLESIFGLHPNRTTGDIAIDGVSCRFRSPQQALKHGLGLVPEDRKHQGLILGMSVEQNISLSNLSEMESAGLLSGRRERDHAQSFVEQFSIRTPNVMQPVRALSGGNQQKVVLSKVLSRKPSVLMLDEPTRGIDVSAKREIYGLIDRLKRQGIAIVVVSSELPELLGIADRIMVMSEGRKTGEFERSAANEEVLMRAAVPQTTAAAETAQSEPVE from the coding sequence ATGATCCAAGCCGCGGCAAACAGCGACGTCGTGCTGACGGGCCGGGGAATCGTCAAGCGATATCCCGGCGTGTTGGCGCTCGACCAAGTCAACTTTGAAGTGCGACGTGGAGAAGTTCACGGCTTGATCGGCGAAAACGGCGCTGGGAAATCCACGCTCATGCATATTCTGGCGGGAGCCAATCGCGCCGATGAAGGTGTGATCCAGCTGGAGGGTGCGCCCGTTGAATTCGCCAATCCGCGTGAAGCATCGGATCACGGTATCGCGCTGGTGCATCAGGAATTGAACCTCGTTCCGCACCTCTCGGTCGCGGAAAACATTTTTCTCGGTCGCGAACTTGTCTCCCGTGTCGGTCTGATTCGTTCGCGGGATCAAAACGAGCAGTGCCGTCGATTGCTGGCCGACCTGGATGAGACGATCGATCCTCGCGCGGAGATTCATTCGTTGCGAGTCGGGCAGCAACAGGTCGTTGAAATTGCCAAGGCGATCAATTCCAAGGCACGCGTGATTTTCATGGACGAGCCGACGTCGGCGATCAGCGATCAAGAAGTCGAGTCGTTATTCCGTCTGATCCGTTCGCTTCGGGATTCAGGCGTCTCCATCGTCTACGTGTCCCACAAACTGGAAGAACTGCTGAACATCAGCGACCGCATTACCGTCTTGCGTGATGGCCAACTGGTGGAGACAGTGGAGGCCGCCGACGCCGATCGGGATTCGATCGTGCGGCTGATGGTTGGTCGGAAGCTCGATGATTTGTACGTTCATTCGCCCGCATTGGCCAACCGGCCTGAGCGGCTGCGCGTGGAATCATTGACCCTGGATCGCAAGGACACGAGCCGTCCGTTGATTGACGGCGTTTCGTTTTCTGTACGTGGCGGCGAAGTCTTTGGCATCTTCGGATTGATGGGGGCTGGACGTACGGAGTTGCTCGAATCGATCTTTGGCCTTCATCCAAATCGTACGACAGGTGACATTGCAATCGATGGCGTCAGCTGCCGATTTCGATCGCCTCAACAGGCATTGAAGCATGGCCTGGGGCTTGTTCCCGAAGACCGCAAACACCAGGGACTCATCCTGGGGATGAGCGTGGAACAAAACATCAGCCTGTCAAACCTCTCCGAGATGGAATCTGCAGGGTTGCTAAGCGGACGGCGTGAACGAGACCACGCCCAATCGTTCGTCGAGCAATTCTCGATTCGGACACCCAACGTGATGCAGCCCGTGCGCGCCTTAAGCGGGGGCAATCAGCAAAAGGTTGTCCTGTCGAAAGTGCTTTCGAGAAAACCAAGTGTTCTGATGCTGGACGAGCCGACGCGTGGCATTGACGTGAGCGCAAAACGAGAAATCTATGGACTGATCGACCGGCTCAAGCGACAGGGGATAGCGATCGTCGTCGTTTCGTCTGAACTGCCGGAACTGCTGGGCATCGCCGATCGAATCATGGTGATGAGCGAGGGCCGCAAGACCGGCGAATTCGAGAGGTCCGCGGCGAATGAAGAGGTGTTGATGCGCGCCGCAGTGCCTCAAACAACTGCAGCTGCGGAAACAGCCCAGAGCGAACCCGTCGAATGA
- the pheS gene encoding phenylalanine--tRNA ligase subunit alpha: MSLQNFLSALDSLQTEAIATLDAASDAEAFEAARVKYVGQKKGALKDIQKQMGGVAAGDRKSAGMRLNEVKQAIEKAVADAQSRLSGGGDSGADPTFDPTLPGVRPAIGHVHPITQTITHLTEIMGRMGFEAAEGPEVEDPHHNFVALNIPEDHPARDPLDNFYLATAATGTEKQNVEGTRLLRSQTSTVQIRVMANRKPPIRVISLGRVYRPDDPDATHFPMFHQMEGLLVDTHVTMANLKTVLRVFATNYLGGDVEIRFRPSFFPFTEPSVEVDFLWDGNWIEFGGAGMVDPNVFRAVGYDPEKVSGFAFGLGVERLCMRRHGIKDIRDLYSGDMRFLSQF; the protein is encoded by the coding sequence ATGTCTCTGCAAAATTTTCTCTCCGCCCTCGATTCGTTGCAAACCGAGGCGATCGCAACTCTTGATGCAGCCTCCGATGCGGAGGCGTTTGAGGCTGCGCGGGTCAAGTACGTGGGCCAAAAGAAAGGCGCACTGAAAGACATTCAAAAGCAAATGGGCGGCGTCGCGGCCGGCGATCGCAAGTCGGCCGGGATGCGGCTGAACGAAGTCAAGCAAGCGATCGAAAAAGCGGTCGCCGACGCCCAGTCGCGACTCTCCGGAGGCGGTGACAGCGGGGCCGACCCGACGTTCGATCCCACGTTGCCCGGCGTGCGGCCGGCGATCGGCCACGTCCACCCGATCACGCAAACGATCACCCACCTGACTGAGATCATGGGACGGATGGGATTTGAAGCCGCCGAAGGTCCCGAGGTCGAAGACCCGCACCATAACTTCGTCGCGCTGAACATCCCCGAAGACCATCCGGCACGTGATCCGCTGGATAATTTTTATCTGGCGACCGCGGCCACGGGAACGGAAAAACAAAACGTCGAAGGCACACGGTTGCTGCGGAGCCAAACCAGCACGGTGCAGATTCGCGTGATGGCCAACCGCAAGCCGCCGATTCGCGTGATCTCGCTGGGCCGTGTCTATCGTCCCGACGATCCCGATGCGACACACTTTCCGATGTTCCATCAGATGGAAGGGTTGCTGGTCGACACGCACGTGACGATGGCCAACTTGAAAACCGTGTTGCGAGTCTTTGCGACCAACTACCTTGGCGGCGACGTCGAAATTCGGTTTCGGCCGTCGTTCTTTCCGTTCACCGAGCCCAGCGTCGAAGTCGACTTTTTGTGGGACGGCAACTGGATCGAATTCGGTGGCGCCGGGATGGTCGATCCCAACGTCTTTCGGGCCGTCGGATACGATCCCGAAAAGGTCTCGGGATTTGCGTTCGGCCTGGGCGTCGAACGGTTATGCATGCGTCGTCACGGGATCAAGGACATCCGTGATCTGTACAGCGGCGACATGCGATTTCTGTCACAGTTTTAA
- the pyrF gene encoding orotidine-5'-phosphate decarboxylase — MSFATRLADAVRRTRSVTCVGLDPRKASLPAPLRDAVSQDRPEEWAAAYTQFCCEIIDVVGDLVPCVKPQAAFFEQLGPAGMISLGEVVAYARSKNLLVILDGKRNDIGSTATAYADAYLGAESPWGSDSLTVSPYLGRDSIEPFVDVCDQRDAGIFVLVKTSNPGGGLLQNRQTDGQTVFQCVAELLTELNSSRQNAEGYGPLGAVVGATYPQELAEMRAAMPHSWILIPGFGAQGGAAEDVKVGFHEGGMGAVVNSSRHIIFAHARPEYADKFGDARWHDAVRAATEQMNAQLDLVK, encoded by the coding sequence ATGTCTTTTGCGACTCGATTGGCCGATGCGGTTCGGCGGACGCGCAGCGTCACCTGCGTCGGACTGGATCCCCGCAAAGCCTCGCTCCCGGCCCCGCTTCGCGATGCGGTCAGCCAGGATCGGCCGGAGGAATGGGCGGCGGCTTACACCCAGTTCTGCTGCGAAATCATCGATGTCGTCGGCGATCTGGTGCCCTGTGTGAAGCCTCAAGCCGCCTTTTTCGAGCAGCTCGGACCGGCCGGGATGATCTCGCTGGGGGAAGTCGTCGCCTACGCCCGCTCGAAAAATTTGCTGGTGATTTTGGACGGCAAACGCAACGATATTGGCAGCACCGCGACCGCCTACGCCGACGCCTACTTGGGGGCCGAGAGTCCCTGGGGCAGCGATTCGTTAACGGTCAGCCCCTATCTGGGGCGCGATAGCATTGAGCCGTTCGTCGACGTTTGTGATCAGCGGGACGCCGGGATCTTTGTCCTTGTGAAAACCTCCAACCCCGGCGGCGGGTTGCTGCAAAACCGCCAAACGGACGGGCAGACGGTCTTTCAGTGCGTGGCGGAATTGTTGACGGAGCTGAATTCGTCGCGTCAAAACGCGGAGGGTTATGGGCCGTTGGGGGCGGTGGTCGGAGCGACGTATCCGCAGGAATTGGCGGAAATGCGGGCGGCGATGCCGCACAGTTGGATCCTGATCCCGGGCTTCGGTGCCCAGGGCGGTGCAGCCGAGGATGTGAAGGTCGGGTTTCACGAGGGGGGGATGGGGGCAGTCGTCAACAGCTCGCGGCATATCATTTTCGCTCATGCCCGGCCCGAATATGCCGATAAGTTCGGGGACGCACGCTGGCACGACGCCGTCCGGGCGGCGACGGAGCAGATGAACGCCCAATTGGATCTGGTGAAGTAG
- the rplT gene encoding 50S ribosomal protein L20 — protein MRATKGAARRQSKKRLFKRAKGYVGGRGTLTRSVKETLLRSGAYAFRDRRVRKRDFRRLWITRLNAATRLHGLRYSEFIHGLKKAGIELDRKTLSEMAIHDEAGFKAVVDKVKEALAA, from the coding sequence ATGCGTGCGACCAAAGGTGCCGCCCGTCGGCAATCGAAAAAACGTCTGTTCAAACGCGCCAAAGGCTATGTCGGTGGACGCGGAACGCTGACCCGCTCGGTCAAAGAAACCCTGCTCCGCAGTGGCGCGTACGCCTTTCGCGATCGCCGCGTGCGAAAACGCGATTTTCGCCGACTGTGGATCACCCGTCTGAACGCCGCGACCCGCTTGCACGGGCTTCGTTACAGCGAGTTCATCCACGGGCTGAAGAAAGCCGGGATCGAATTGGACCGCAAGACGTTGTCGGAAATGGCCATTCACGACGAAGCCGGTTTCAAGGCCGTCGTCGACAAGGTCAAAGAAGCGTTGGCAGCGTAG
- a CDS encoding DUF4272 domain-containing protein, with the protein MPIEIFAYCTHRDPPEPEFPHEPVFVRNESTPGFVEHLMKLVQDLFESGDGQISQTIYAVCRHLQRTNMLVAFKVDGEHVEAIAPWAWQSNAILFLPDRTIRDPNGAVLHDPSAELPDPNAQLPFLPDARQRKAQSEIELRNRLIDTPEALPPVVSEYEVTLRSADEVVWRMLALFVVAVRAESLSSGKPIPIEALREKSPLAFQALSPWETAFLENPSPPQSDVSAAGWRYEALAALQWSLGMQSMLPFPDAICDVPEVARQMIAMPARQMIESATLRPTGEILDALDLNFRLLWAARDAATRQTEPPAGVEGGVIAERQQAFNWLTFFENAEWDEVDIPS; encoded by the coding sequence ATGCCCATAGAAATCTTTGCGTATTGCACGCACCGCGATCCGCCGGAGCCGGAGTTTCCCCACGAGCCGGTCTTCGTCCGCAACGAATCGACGCCGGGATTCGTCGAACACCTGATGAAGCTGGTCCAAGACTTGTTCGAATCCGGTGACGGGCAAATCAGCCAGACGATCTACGCGGTGTGCCGACACCTGCAGCGGACGAACATGCTGGTGGCGTTCAAGGTGGACGGCGAACATGTCGAAGCGATCGCGCCGTGGGCCTGGCAGTCCAACGCGATTCTGTTTTTGCCCGATCGGACGATTCGCGACCCCAACGGCGCGGTGTTGCACGACCCGTCGGCGGAACTGCCCGACCCGAACGCCCAGTTGCCGTTTCTGCCCGATGCACGGCAACGCAAAGCCCAATCGGAGATCGAGTTGAGAAACCGATTGATCGACACGCCCGAGGCGTTGCCGCCGGTGGTCAGCGAGTACGAAGTCACGTTGCGTTCGGCCGACGAAGTGGTCTGGCGGATGTTGGCGCTGTTCGTCGTCGCGGTCCGGGCCGAATCACTGTCCAGCGGAAAACCGATCCCGATCGAGGCGTTGCGAGAGAAGTCACCATTGGCGTTCCAAGCGTTGTCGCCTTGGGAAACCGCGTTCTTGGAAAACCCCTCGCCGCCGCAATCCGACGTTTCCGCGGCCGGTTGGCGGTATGAAGCGTTGGCGGCGTTGCAGTGGTCGCTGGGCATGCAATCGATGCTTCCGTTTCCCGATGCGATTTGTGATGTCCCCGAAGTCGCGCGACAGATGATCGCGATGCCGGCGCGTCAAATGATCGAATCGGCAACGCTGCGGCCGACCGGCGAAATTCTGGATGCCTTGGATCTCAACTTTCGCTTGCTGTGGGCAGCCCGAGACGCGGCAACGCGACAAACTGAACCGCCCGCGGGTGTCGAGGGCGGGGTGATCGCCGAGCGGCAACAGGCCTTCAATTGGTTGACGTTTTTTGAGAACGCGGAATGGGATGAGGTCGATATTCCGAGTTAG
- the pheT gene encoding phenylalanine--tRNA ligase subunit beta, with translation MKPGTPNQTMLVSWKWLSRYVDLPTDREELETRLSLSGLNHEGTETPSENPALSADDVCIDLEVTSNRGDCLGHLGVAREIAVLYDTKLRVPAPALETSKTDVRSLLSVENEFTEACPRYTARVIQGVKVGPSPDWMQAALASVGIGTVNNVVDATNYVLMECGQPLHAFDYANIADKKIVVRPAGAKEIITAIDHRQYELDPSMCVIADAKAASAVAGVMGGADSEVTESTTDVVIESAIFTPLSVRRTARKLKLHSPSSFRFERRVDPVGVEWASRRVCQLIVESAGGTVAEGIIDTAPEIETRPPIVLRLAQLERILGITIDSDEVERILTALGCQSDAKIATGSGAFSAPSWRHDLTREADLIEEVARIHGYDKIPEDSPIPVAPSSKRTFDSATEKIRGVLTAAGLSEAMTPSVVTSKLDQTLSPWTERPALSTQTAMLKGAKRLRRTLLPSLIEARANNWASASIEADLFEIAHLYLPGKTEDDLPEELYAVALVCGGDFFAAKGIIESLCERLGARQALVVKPVDSPGFVAGQLVQLSLGDSPLGYLGVVAPKTLKQWKLPGTVIVAELSIPALLADAELVPQQQIVSMFPSVERDLNFVMSESVRWNELENVVCSAVGRQLKSVTYRETYRDPEKDGKDRKRVLLSVQLQSDETTLSGDDADALVQSVIGACKKKLDAELLG, from the coding sequence ATGAAACCTGGAACCCCCAACCAGACCATGCTTGTTTCCTGGAAATGGCTCTCCCGCTACGTCGATCTGCCGACCGATCGCGAAGAATTGGAGACGCGGCTCAGTCTGAGCGGATTGAATCACGAGGGGACCGAAACGCCATCGGAGAATCCGGCGCTGTCGGCCGATGATGTTTGCATCGACTTGGAAGTCACCAGCAACCGCGGTGATTGTTTGGGGCACCTGGGCGTCGCACGTGAAATCGCCGTGCTGTACGACACCAAATTGCGTGTTCCCGCGCCAGCCCTGGAGACGTCCAAGACGGATGTCAGGTCGCTGTTGAGTGTCGAGAATGAATTCACCGAGGCCTGTCCACGTTACACCGCGCGAGTGATCCAGGGCGTCAAGGTCGGTCCCAGTCCGGATTGGATGCAGGCCGCGCTGGCCAGCGTCGGGATCGGTACGGTCAACAACGTCGTCGACGCGACCAATTACGTGTTGATGGAATGTGGTCAGCCGCTGCATGCGTTTGACTACGCCAACATCGCGGACAAGAAAATTGTCGTGCGGCCCGCGGGGGCGAAAGAGATCATCACGGCGATCGATCATCGTCAATACGAACTCGACCCTTCGATGTGCGTGATCGCCGATGCGAAAGCGGCGTCCGCGGTGGCCGGGGTGATGGGGGGCGCCGATTCGGAAGTGACCGAGTCGACGACGGATGTGGTGATCGAATCGGCGATCTTCACACCGCTGTCGGTCCGACGGACGGCGCGGAAACTGAAACTGCACAGCCCTTCCTCGTTTCGATTCGAACGTCGCGTCGACCCGGTCGGCGTGGAATGGGCCAGTCGTCGCGTCTGCCAGTTGATCGTCGAATCCGCCGGCGGCACCGTCGCCGAGGGGATCATCGACACCGCACCGGAAATCGAAACGCGGCCGCCGATCGTGTTGCGTCTGGCGCAACTGGAACGCATCCTTGGAATCACCATCGACAGCGACGAAGTCGAGCGCATTCTGACGGCACTCGGTTGTCAGAGCGATGCCAAAATCGCGACCGGTTCCGGAGCGTTCAGCGCGCCGTCCTGGCGTCATGATCTGACCCGCGAGGCCGACTTGATCGAAGAGGTGGCGCGGATTCACGGTTATGACAAGATCCCCGAAGACAGCCCGATCCCGGTCGCTCCGAGCAGCAAACGGACCTTTGATTCGGCCACGGAAAAGATCCGCGGCGTGTTGACCGCTGCGGGGTTGAGCGAGGCGATGACGCCCAGTGTGGTGACATCGAAGCTGGACCAGACGCTTTCGCCGTGGACCGAGCGACCGGCATTGAGCACCCAAACGGCGATGTTGAAAGGTGCCAAGCGACTCCGCCGGACCCTGTTGCCGAGTCTGATCGAAGCACGCGCCAACAACTGGGCGTCGGCATCGATCGAAGCGGACTTGTTCGAAATCGCGCACCTGTATCTGCCCGGAAAAACCGAAGACGACTTGCCGGAAGAACTGTATGCGGTCGCGCTGGTGTGTGGCGGCGACTTCTTTGCGGCCAAAGGAATCATCGAGTCGTTGTGTGAACGGCTGGGCGCGCGACAAGCCCTGGTGGTCAAGCCGGTCGATTCACCCGGCTTTGTAGCCGGGCAGTTGGTCCAGCTGTCGCTCGGCGATTCGCCGCTGGGGTATCTCGGTGTCGTCGCTCCCAAGACGCTGAAGCAATGGAAATTGCCCGGCACCGTGATCGTCGCCGAACTGTCGATCCCCGCGTTGCTGGCGGACGCCGAATTGGTCCCCCAGCAACAGATCGTCAGCATGTTTCCTTCGGTGGAACGCGATTTGAACTTTGTGATGTCCGAATCGGTGCGTTGGAACGAACTGGAGAACGTGGTCTGTTCGGCCGTCGGCCGGCAGCTGAAATCGGTCACCTACCGGGAGACCTATCGCGATCCGGAAAAGGACGGCAAAGACCGCAAGCGAGTGTTGTTGTCGGTGCAATTGCAAAGTGACGAGACGACGTTGAGCGGTGATGACGCCGACGCGTTGGTTCAAAGCGTCATCGGTGCCTGCAAGAAGAAGCTTGACGCAGAGTTGTTGGGTTGA
- a CDS encoding CDP-alcohol phosphatidyltransferase family protein produces the protein MSELKRELYAPDEFDDLAAIDAEGDPESGKPLSRKDFRRQKRKRRRKVMLAVLPTMLTLGNGVCGLGAIAVAISGVELDWPLEQKLFTSGMLIFGGMLFDALDGSAARMTGQETEFGAQLDSLCDAVTFGTAPAVIIWRITDALPQRFLWAAGVLFTLCVLIRLARFNVETGEDDSHETFEGLPSPAAAGTLAAFAIAMPDLKDLASNKIYHESIQAVANAALVASHYFIPALAGVLAYLMVSRFQYPHLVAQWVKGRRTTHQIGQAMFAVGGVFLLHWLALPIAFCYFAFAAPLRSLMRSWRGQNGVKE, from the coding sequence ATGAGCGAATTAAAACGCGAACTTTACGCGCCGGATGAATTCGACGATTTGGCCGCGATCGATGCGGAAGGGGATCCGGAATCGGGCAAGCCGTTGTCGCGAAAAGACTTTCGGCGTCAAAAGCGAAAACGTCGCCGCAAGGTGATGTTGGCGGTGCTTCCCACGATGCTGACGTTGGGCAACGGCGTTTGCGGTTTGGGGGCGATTGCCGTCGCGATCAGCGGCGTGGAGTTGGACTGGCCGCTGGAACAGAAACTGTTCACGTCGGGGATGCTGATTTTTGGCGGGATGTTGTTCGACGCACTCGACGGGTCGGCGGCGCGGATGACCGGTCAGGAGACCGAGTTCGGTGCTCAACTGGACAGTTTGTGCGACGCGGTCACGTTCGGGACTGCTCCGGCGGTGATCATCTGGCGGATCACCGATGCGTTGCCTCAGCGGTTTCTCTGGGCCGCCGGGGTGCTGTTCACCTTGTGCGTATTGATTCGTCTGGCCCGTTTCAACGTGGAAACGGGCGAAGACGATTCGCATGAAACGTTTGAAGGGCTGCCCAGTCCGGCGGCTGCGGGGACGTTGGCCGCGTTTGCGATCGCGATGCCGGATTTGAAAGACTTGGCGAGCAACAAGATCTACCACGAATCCATCCAGGCCGTCGCCAACGCTGCGCTGGTCGCTTCGCACTACTTCATCCCGGCGCTGGCGGGGGTGTTGGCGTACCTGATGGTGTCTCGATTCCAGTACCCGCACCTGGTTGCCCAGTGGGTCAAGGGCCGTCGCACGACGCACCAGATCGGACAGGCGATGTTTGCCGTCGGCGGCGTCTTTCTGTTGCACTGGTTGGCACTGCCGATCGCATTTTGTTATTTCGCGTTTGCCGCACCGTTGCGATCGTTGATGCGTTCTTGGCGGGGCCAGAACGGCGTGAAGGAGTAG
- a CDS encoding ABC transporter permease, whose protein sequence is MRDPSQFWKQLGRFQSLLVLVLMIVAMSLLSDRFLTSANGLNIMRQISVNVCLAIGMTMVILSGGIDLSVGSVLAFSGAITAGLMKTAVPLPWLGVELQFTTWGAIVAGLTAGSFLGWFNGQMITRLKIPPFVATLGMLSIARGMTMLWTKGFPITGLGDGFAILGTRSVLGIPMPVWIAGCLVAVFVLLTKKTRVGRYTYAVGGNEQTARLSGLNVNRIKVIVYTIAGGLSAVAGLIMTSRLDSAQPNAGAGYELDSIAAVVIGGTSLSGGRGTILGTVIGCLIIGVLNSGLVLLNVSPFWQQVVKGGVILSAVAIDRMRESND, encoded by the coding sequence ATGCGTGACCCATCACAATTCTGGAAGCAGTTAGGCCGCTTTCAGTCGCTACTCGTCCTGGTCCTCATGATCGTTGCGATGAGTCTGTTGTCGGATCGCTTTCTGACTTCCGCAAACGGTTTGAATATCATGCGGCAGATTTCTGTCAACGTTTGTCTGGCGATTGGCATGACCATGGTGATTCTGTCCGGCGGGATCGATCTTTCTGTGGGATCGGTGCTCGCGTTTTCGGGCGCGATCACGGCGGGTTTGATGAAGACGGCAGTTCCGCTGCCCTGGCTGGGAGTCGAGCTGCAGTTCACGACATGGGGAGCGATCGTCGCCGGATTAACGGCCGGTTCGTTTCTCGGCTGGTTCAACGGACAGATGATCACCCGGCTGAAGATCCCGCCCTTTGTTGCGACACTTGGGATGCTCAGTATCGCGCGCGGCATGACGATGCTCTGGACCAAGGGGTTTCCGATTACCGGCCTGGGCGACGGATTCGCGATCCTTGGAACGCGTTCGGTGCTGGGGATTCCGATGCCCGTATGGATCGCCGGATGTCTGGTCGCTGTGTTTGTCTTGCTCACAAAGAAGACTCGGGTGGGGCGGTACACTTATGCCGTCGGAGGCAACGAACAGACCGCCCGATTGTCCGGGCTGAATGTGAATCGCATCAAGGTCATCGTTTACACGATCGCGGGCGGTTTATCCGCAGTGGCTGGGCTGATCATGACCTCGCGACTGGACTCCGCCCAACCCAACGCGGGAGCGGGATATGAATTGGACAGCATTGCCGCAGTCGTCATTGGAGGAACGTCACTTTCCGGCGGTCGCGGAACCATCCTCGGAACCGTCATCGGTTGCCTGATCATCGGAGTGCTCAACAGCGGATTGGTGCTGTTGAATGTTTCGCCCTTCTGGCAACAAGTCGTCAAAGGCGGTGTGATTCTATCTGCAGTCGCGATCGATCGCATGCGCGAATCCAACGATTGA
- the rpmI gene encoding 50S ribosomal protein L35: MGNKMKTHKGIKKRFRLSATGKAMHRQSGTSHLANGLTKKRRRNLRGTTAVDTCMEKSIQASLNGYSN; the protein is encoded by the coding sequence ATGGGCAACAAGATGAAGACCCATAAGGGTATCAAAAAGCGCTTTCGCTTGTCCGCGACGGGCAAGGCGATGCACCGCCAAAGTGGTACCAGCCACTTGGCAAACGGCTTGACCAAGAAACGTCGGCGAAACCTCCGCGGCACGACCGCAGTGGACACCTGCATGGAAAAATCCATCCAGGCTTCGCTCAACGGCTACAGCAACTAA
- a CDS encoding DUF2291 family protein, which yields MADETGPSDPVAYVRELWDGSLRTADAATTITQLWDAFDADATVARSQYGQQAGLGGAWYFCVRGQGTVQVVEKDRVVLAVAESSRRVCLDLGVVVDNTVREAIGVKASDFANSQAFNAVSTELNLRVEKEVITEKRAFLKKDVIVDFVGCTKIGGKSDLDPLCLIPIQIHILGGEAGGPDLNKETAGAKP from the coding sequence ATGGCAGATGAAACGGGTCCATCTGATCCAGTCGCTTATGTGCGCGAGCTTTGGGACGGATCACTAAGAACCGCAGACGCTGCCACAACCATCACTCAACTCTGGGATGCCTTCGATGCCGACGCAACGGTTGCGAGAAGCCAATATGGCCAACAGGCAGGTCTTGGTGGAGCGTGGTATTTTTGTGTCCGTGGGCAGGGCACCGTCCAGGTCGTCGAGAAGGACCGTGTTGTTCTCGCGGTCGCGGAGAGTTCGCGACGCGTTTGTCTCGATCTCGGCGTCGTCGTCGACAACACGGTTCGGGAAGCGATCGGTGTAAAGGCCAGTGACTTCGCGAACTCCCAAGCATTCAATGCGGTCTCGACGGAACTCAATCTTCGAGTCGAAAAAGAGGTGATCACTGAGAAACGGGCGTTTTTGAAAAAAGACGTGATCGTCGATTTCGTCGGCTGTACAAAGATTGGTGGCAAGTCAGACCTTGATCCATTGTGCCTGATTCCGATTCAAATTCATATTCTTGGCGGTGAAGCCGGCGGCCCTGATTTGAACAAGGAGACGGCCGGAGCAAAGCCATGA
- a CDS encoding D-ribose ABC transporter substrate-binding protein produces the protein MKRNALIQSTIIPFACLLLLTSAGCSSQPASNESSSAEADEPKKIAVIVSTLNNPWFVVLGETARDRADELGYEANMFDSQNDTAKEAEHFDNVIAAGYSAILFNPTDADGSIANVKRATEAGIPVFCIDREINSTDAATTQLLSDNYSGCVELGKYFVEKVGEKGKYVELLGLVGDNNTWNRSKGFHRVVDRYEGLEMVAQQSADFDRNKALEVMESILQSHGDLNAVFCGNDAMAMGAYQALLAADKADQVKVFGYDGSEDVIKSISEGKIAATVMQYPKVMAKASAEYAHEYLANGKRDFEQKIPVGVDLVSQENIDDFIGYGKKE, from the coding sequence ATGAAACGAAACGCACTCATTCAGTCAACGATTATTCCGTTCGCCTGCCTGCTACTTCTCACCTCTGCCGGTTGCAGCAGCCAACCAGCCAGCAATGAGTCGTCGTCGGCCGAGGCTGATGAGCCAAAGAAAATCGCCGTGATCGTTTCGACGTTGAACAATCCGTGGTTCGTCGTCCTGGGAGAAACGGCACGCGACCGAGCCGATGAACTTGGCTATGAAGCCAACATGTTCGATTCGCAGAATGACACGGCCAAAGAGGCGGAGCATTTTGATAACGTCATTGCCGCCGGCTACTCGGCCATCCTTTTCAACCCAACCGATGCGGACGGTTCGATTGCCAATGTCAAACGAGCAACGGAAGCTGGGATTCCGGTCTTTTGTATCGACCGCGAAATCAACTCGACCGACGCCGCGACGACTCAATTGTTGTCCGACAACTATTCCGGATGCGTCGAACTTGGCAAGTACTTCGTGGAGAAAGTCGGTGAAAAGGGGAAGTACGTTGAACTCCTGGGGCTGGTCGGAGACAACAACACGTGGAACCGCTCCAAGGGGTTCCATCGTGTCGTCGATCGGTATGAAGGGTTGGAAATGGTCGCCCAACAAAGTGCAGACTTTGATCGCAACAAAGCCCTGGAGGTCATGGAGTCCATTTTGCAGTCACACGGCGATCTCAATGCCGTCTTCTGTGGGAATGACGCGATGGCAATGGGCGCGTATCAGGCATTGCTGGCAGCCGACAAAGCCGACCAGGTCAAAGTGTTTGGCTACGACGGATCGGAAGACGTCATCAAGTCGATCAGCGAAGGCAAGATTGCTGCGACCGTGATGCAGTACCCCAAGGTCATGGCCAAAGCATCGGCCGAATACGCTCACGAGTACCTCGCCAACGGCAAACGCGATTTTGAGCAGAAAATTCCTGTTGGCGTTGACCTGGTTTCGCAAGAGAACATCGACGACTTCATTGGTTACGGGAAAAAGGAGTAG